In uncultured Trichococcus sp., one DNA window encodes the following:
- a CDS encoding histidinol-phosphatase HisJ family protein translates to MSYYDQHMHTHFSPDSAESFENYLEQTDGLLVTTEHLDYHDAYNGGVDTVLDYAAYTEKIDALNAIHEGRIRRGIEVGYTPESHARLTSYLEGKAFDVILLSVHQNGRYDYLQPIIDEMDPKAVMKEYFELCTEAVRQVDGANVFAHFDYGIRRLSVTVDDLREFEPALKRLLKEILTKEMALELNTRSMYEYKNADLYRYMIGLYLEMGGTRFSLGSDAHSVQKYRYHFDDALALLRELGVSELTLFNNRIAYTEPI, encoded by the coding sequence TTGAGTTACTACGATCAACATATGCATACGCATTTTTCGCCCGATTCTGCAGAATCATTTGAAAATTATCTCGAGCAAACAGACGGACTGCTCGTCACAACGGAACACCTGGATTATCATGATGCCTACAATGGCGGTGTGGATACCGTCTTGGATTATGCCGCCTATACCGAAAAAATAGACGCCTTGAACGCAATCCATGAAGGACGCATCCGCCGGGGCATCGAAGTCGGCTACACACCGGAATCCCACGCACGGCTAACGTCCTATCTGGAAGGCAAAGCCTTCGACGTCATCTTGTTGAGCGTTCACCAAAACGGGCGTTACGATTACCTGCAGCCGATCATCGATGAGATGGATCCCAAAGCGGTCATGAAGGAATATTTCGAACTCTGCACGGAAGCTGTCCGGCAAGTCGATGGCGCAAATGTCTTCGCGCACTTTGATTACGGAATCCGCCGCCTGTCGGTCACGGTAGATGATCTGCGCGAATTCGAGCCCGCACTGAAGAGATTGCTCAAGGAAATCCTTACGAAAGAAATGGCACTGGAATTGAACACGCGCAGCATGTACGAATACAAAAACGCAGACTTGTACCGCTATATGATCGGCCTTTATCTGGAAATGGGCGGAACCCGCTTCAGTCTTGGTTCGGATGCGCATAGTGTCCAAAAATACCGTTACCACTTTGACGATGCGCTTGCGCTATTGCGCGAGCTGGGTGTGAGCGAATTGACCCTGTTCAATAATCGAATTGCCTACACCGAACCCATCTGA
- a CDS encoding gluconokinase, whose amino-acid sequence MAARYVMGVDVGTTSTKAVLYETDGSAYESAYAHYPLIKENPEMAEQDLDEIFSAVLKTIKAVIEKAELGPTDIAGIGFSSAMHSLILMDAEGTPLTRSITWADNRSKKYASMLKDSEMGQRFYEKTGTPLHPMSPLSKVLWLKAEKPEVFQTARWFIGIKEYIFWRLFGEFVVDYSVASATGLFNIREFRWDEEIMEFCGITSQLLPLPVSPSHQLSGLSEEVADLLGLAADTPFIVGGNDGCLANLGMGAIRAGTATITIGTSGAVRMTSDKPYVSPEGRTFSYILDENHYVNGGAVNNGGNIFDWAIKQFLPANIADEDLYDKAMEVIANVAPGSDGLVFHPYLNGERAPLWNADARGNFSGINMLHTKEHFLRSVLEGICLNLKDVLAAVIPMNGEPIKIMASGGFSRAQVWRQILTDIIGMPIEFPETFESSCTGAALITLKSLGLVESVDDAEELMGASIEHQPNEDSKSVYAAMFPRYQEMSRLLQEFYTEK is encoded by the coding sequence TTGGCAGCACGATATGTCATGGGAGTGGATGTCGGTACCACAAGCACAAAAGCTGTATTGTACGAAACGGACGGCTCAGCTTATGAATCAGCGTACGCGCATTATCCATTGATTAAAGAGAATCCCGAAATGGCGGAACAAGACTTGGATGAGATCTTTTCAGCCGTATTAAAAACAATAAAAGCAGTCATAGAGAAAGCGGAACTGGGCCCGACGGATATTGCCGGCATCGGCTTTTCGAGCGCCATGCACAGCCTGATCCTCATGGATGCGGAAGGGACGCCGTTGACGAGGAGCATCACTTGGGCGGATAATCGTTCGAAAAAATACGCAAGCATGCTGAAAGATTCCGAAATGGGCCAACGTTTTTATGAAAAAACAGGGACCCCGCTGCACCCGATGTCCCCGTTAAGCAAGGTTCTCTGGCTGAAAGCGGAAAAGCCTGAAGTGTTCCAAACAGCGCGTTGGTTCATCGGCATCAAGGAATACATTTTTTGGCGCCTGTTCGGTGAATTCGTCGTGGACTATTCCGTTGCCTCGGCTACCGGTTTGTTCAACATCAGAGAATTCCGCTGGGATGAGGAAATTATGGAATTCTGCGGCATCACGAGCCAATTGCTGCCGTTGCCGGTAAGCCCTAGTCACCAGCTTAGCGGACTCTCGGAGGAAGTGGCTGATTTGCTGGGGCTTGCTGCGGACACACCCTTTATAGTTGGAGGGAATGACGGCTGTTTAGCCAATCTCGGTATGGGAGCGATTCGCGCCGGCACAGCAACAATCACAATCGGTACGAGTGGTGCGGTCCGGATGACGAGCGACAAGCCTTATGTTAGTCCGGAAGGTCGAACATTCAGTTATATCCTGGATGAAAACCATTATGTGAACGGCGGCGCCGTCAATAATGGCGGAAACATCTTTGATTGGGCCATCAAACAATTTTTACCGGCGAACATTGCTGATGAAGATCTCTATGACAAAGCGATGGAGGTGATCGCAAACGTCGCACCGGGATCGGATGGATTGGTTTTCCATCCTTATCTGAACGGTGAACGGGCGCCTTTATGGAATGCGGATGCCAGAGGGAATTTCAGCGGCATCAACATGCTGCATACGAAAGAGCATTTTTTGCGCTCCGTTTTGGAGGGTATTTGCCTGAATCTGAAGGATGTGCTCGCGGCGGTCATCCCGATGAACGGCGAACCAATAAAAATCATGGCCAGCGGTGGCTTCTCGCGCGCGCAGGTCTGGCGCCAAATCTTGACGGATATCATCGGCATGCCGATCGAATTTCCGGAAACTTTCGAAAGTTCCTGCACGGGTGCCGCTTTGATCACGCTGAAGAGCTTGGGGTTGGTGGAATCCGTGGATGATGCGGAGGAATTGATGGGCGCCTCGATCGAGCATCAACCGAACGAGGACAGCAAGTCTGTCTACGCAGCGATGTTCCCGCGCTACCAAGAGATGAGCAGACTGTTGCAGGAATTCTATACAGAAAAATGA
- a CDS encoding GNAT family protein translates to MRKREKVEIMIREAIPADAKDIIAFSKKTGAETPFLAYGAEGLELSEAFEELYLEDLMEKDNNVMLVATINNKQLIGLASVGATDKPKLRHVGEVGITVEKDYWGFGIGSVLMEEIETWAIESGVIRRLELTVHGRNERAIHLYEKMGYQQEAVMPRAMLIDGEFIDGVLMSLMID, encoded by the coding sequence ATGCGTAAAAGAGAGAAAGTCGAAATCATGATCCGGGAAGCCATCCCGGCCGATGCAAAGGACATCATCGCCTTCAGCAAAAAAACAGGCGCCGAGACGCCTTTTTTGGCATATGGGGCTGAAGGATTGGAATTGTCGGAAGCCTTCGAAGAATTGTATCTGGAAGATCTGATGGAGAAAGACAACAACGTGATGCTGGTTGCGACGATAAACAACAAGCAATTGATCGGCTTGGCGTCCGTTGGGGCAACGGACAAGCCGAAGCTTAGGCATGTAGGGGAAGTCGGTATCACCGTCGAGAAGGATTATTGGGGATTCGGAATCGGCTCGGTTCTGATGGAAGAAATCGAAACCTGGGCAATCGAAAGCGGCGTGATCCGCCGGTTGGAGTTGACGGTTCATGGCAGAAATGAACGGGCCATCCATCTTTATGAAAAAATGGGTTATCAGCAAGAAGCAGTGATGCCGCGTGCCATGCTGATCGATGGGGAATTTATCGATGGCGTCTTGATGAGTCTGATGATCGACTAA
- the pta gene encoding phosphate acetyltransferase yields MDMFEGLSQKIVGKKIKIVFPEGLEPRILGAVVRLKAEDLVEPIVIGNVDAVKEAAKGRGFRLSGIQIIDPADYAELDEMVASFVARRNGKVTEEQARKLLLDENYFGTMLVHMGLADGLVSGAVHSTGDTVRPALQIIKTKPGVSRTSGAFIMIRGTERFLFADCAININPGAQELAEIAVESAKTAEMFEIQPNVALMSFSTKGSAASPEVDKVVEATRIAKELAPQYNIDGELQFDAAFSEVVAKQKAPGSTVAGQAKVFIFPEIQSGNIGYKIAQRFGGFEAVGPILQGLNKPISDLSRGCNEEDVYKTAIITANQTLLD; encoded by the coding sequence TTGGACATGTTTGAAGGCTTAAGCCAAAAAATCGTAGGAAAAAAAATAAAAATCGTTTTCCCGGAAGGCTTAGAACCAAGAATCTTAGGGGCAGTCGTTCGTCTGAAAGCGGAAGATTTAGTTGAACCAATCGTTATCGGAAATGTGGATGCAGTCAAAGAAGCTGCAAAAGGCCGCGGTTTCAGACTAAGCGGCATCCAAATCATCGACCCAGCTGATTATGCTGAACTCGATGAAATGGTTGCATCTTTCGTCGCTCGCCGTAACGGTAAAGTCACTGAAGAACAAGCTAGAAAATTGTTGTTGGATGAAAATTATTTCGGAACAATGCTGGTACACATGGGCTTAGCCGATGGTCTGGTGAGCGGTGCTGTTCACTCTACGGGTGATACTGTCCGTCCTGCACTTCAAATCATCAAAACAAAACCAGGCGTTAGCCGTACGAGCGGTGCTTTCATCATGATCCGTGGTACTGAAAGATTCCTTTTCGCTGACTGCGCAATCAACATCAATCCTGGCGCTCAAGAATTGGCTGAAATCGCTGTTGAAAGTGCTAAAACAGCTGAAATGTTCGAAATCCAACCAAACGTTGCTTTGATGAGCTTCTCAACAAAAGGTTCAGCAGCATCACCGGAAGTCGACAAAGTCGTCGAAGCTACCAGAATTGCAAAAGAATTGGCTCCTCAATACAACATCGACGGCGAATTGCAATTCGATGCTGCTTTTTCTGAAGTGGTCGCTAAGCAAAAAGCTCCTGGCTCAACAGTGGCTGGTCAAGCTAAAGTATTCATTTTCCCTGAAATCCAATCAGGTAACATCGGCTACAAGATCGCACAACGTTTCGGCGGATTCGAAGCGGTTGGCCCAATCCTGCAAGGCTTGAACAAACCGATTTCCGATTTGTCACGCGGATGTAACGAAGAGGATGTTTACAAAACAGCCATCATCACAGCAAACCAAACATTGCTTGATTAA
- a CDS encoding chromate transporter, producing the protein MCLVFARLGLFAFGGPAAHIAMMEDELVTKRKWLTKMDFMDLLGFTNLIPVLNTGSKRKAPHHLPFPAVMRGSF; encoded by the coding sequence ATCTGCCTTGTTTTTGCCCGGCTGGGTCTGTTTGCCTTCGGAGGCCCGGCCGCGCACATCGCCATGATGGAGGACGAATTGGTGACGAAGCGCAAATGGCTCACAAAGATGGATTTCATGGATCTGCTCGGATTCACGAATCTGATTCCAGTTTTGAACACTGGATCCAAGCGAAAAGCCCCTCATCACTTGCCTTTTCCGGCAGTGATGAGGGGCTCTTTTTAA
- the tsaE gene encoding tRNA (adenosine(37)-N6)-threonylcarbamoyltransferase complex ATPase subunit type 1 TsaE produces the protein MFTLTAKNEEETMWIAAQLARLLEPKDVILLEGNLGAGKTTFTKGLAKGLGIDTVVKSPTYTLIREYTKGRLPLYHMDVYRLEDVGGDDLGFEEYLYGKGVTVIEWAKFIEEELPDAYLTIRLVPTGEFFENREITFIPTGERYDALVETLHGILTKEGL, from the coding sequence ATGTTCACCTTAACAGCAAAAAATGAAGAAGAGACAATGTGGATAGCTGCGCAATTGGCGCGGTTATTGGAACCGAAAGATGTCATCCTCCTGGAGGGAAATCTAGGTGCCGGAAAAACGACCTTTACAAAAGGTTTGGCGAAGGGTTTGGGCATCGACACTGTCGTAAAGAGCCCCACGTATACTTTGATCAGAGAGTACACAAAAGGCAGGTTGCCGTTGTACCATATGGATGTCTATCGCCTGGAGGATGTCGGCGGCGATGATTTGGGGTTTGAAGAGTATCTTTACGGAAAAGGCGTTACGGTGATCGAGTGGGCTAAGTTCATCGAAGAGGAGTTGCCGGATGCGTATTTGACGATCCGCCTGGTTCCTACCGGGGAGTTTTTTGAAAACCGGGAAATCACTTTTATCCCGACCGGCGAACGTTATGATGCTTTGGTCGAAACATTGCACGGAATACTCACGAAAGAAGGGCTATAG
- a CDS encoding glutathione peroxidase: MPIYEYSAIKTDQSSVSLEQYKGKVICIVNTASKCGLVGQLDELEELYEKYREQDFVVLGFPSNQFNNQEPLDGEGAAEFCRLNYGVTFPIFDKIEVNGENADPLYKYLVEQTGGGAIKWNFTKFLIGRDGEIIKRFAPITTPKKMTKLIESALEQPITNE, translated from the coding sequence ATGCCCATTTATGAATATTCAGCAATTAAAACAGATCAGTCATCTGTATCACTGGAACAGTACAAAGGAAAAGTCATCTGTATCGTCAACACAGCTTCGAAGTGCGGTTTGGTGGGTCAGTTGGATGAACTCGAGGAACTTTACGAGAAATACAGAGAACAGGATTTCGTCGTTCTGGGATTTCCATCGAACCAGTTCAATAACCAAGAACCGTTGGACGGCGAAGGAGCAGCTGAATTCTGCCGACTCAATTATGGCGTCACCTTCCCGATTTTCGATAAGATCGAAGTGAACGGTGAGAATGCGGATCCGCTCTACAAATATTTGGTCGAACAGACAGGAGGCGGCGCCATCAAGTGGAATTTCACAAAATTCCTTATCGGCCGCGATGGCGAAATCATCAAACGTTTTGCCCCGATCACCACACCAAAGAAAATGACGAAACTGATCGAAAGCGCTTTGGAGCAACCAATCACCAATGAATAG